One Ignavibacteria bacterium genomic window carries:
- the rpsD gene encoding 30S ribosomal protein S4, translating to MAVYHDAVCKLCRRERQKLFLKGTKCYTEKCPLEKKNYPPGQHGTSRRTKISEYGIQLREKQKVKRIYGLLERQFKNYFEKALKQKGRTGENLIKLLERRLDNVVFRLGFAPSRKAARQLVRHRHILVDGKIVDIPSYLLKPGQVVSIKEKSKALDIIHNSLKRVKEGTYPWLQIDKATLSGTFLHIPERADIPLNANEQLIVELYSK from the coding sequence ATGGCAGTTTATCACGACGCTGTTTGTAAATTATGTAGACGAGAAAGACAAAAGTTGTTCTTAAAGGGAACGAAATGTTACACCGAGAAATGTCCTCTGGAGAAAAAGAATTATCCTCCAGGACAACATGGTACTTCTCGAAGAACGAAGATAAGTGAATATGGAATTCAATTAAGAGAAAAACAAAAAGTTAAAAGAATCTACGGGCTTCTTGAAAGACAATTCAAAAACTATTTTGAAAAAGCCCTGAAACAAAAAGGTCGTACGGGTGAAAATCTCATCAAACTTCTTGAAAGAAGATTAGATAATGTAGTTTTTCGATTAGGTTTTGCTCCATCAAGAAAAGCAGCAAGACAACTTGTCCGTCATAGACATATCTTGGTGGATGGAAAAATTGTTGATATACCTTCTTATTTATTAAAACCAGGACAGGTCGTTTCCATTAAAGAAAAGAGCAAGGCTCTTGATATAATACATAACTCACTAAAAAGAGTTAAAGAGGGTACATATCCCTGGTTACAAATTGATAAAGCTACTCTATCAGGCACTTTCTTGCATATTCCTGAAAGAGCTGATATTCCTTTAAATGCAAATGAACAGTTAATAGTTGAATTGTATTCTAAATAA